The following proteins come from a genomic window of Micromonospora zamorensis:
- a CDS encoding PhzF family phenazine biosynthesis protein — protein MSTLAYEIVDVFTDRPFAGNPLAVVFGAEALATEQMQALALEFNLSETVFVLPPTQVGATYRARIFTPVEELPFAGHPSVGAAVTASRRGMFGVGQVTQECEAGVLPIEVTASGATLTGGTPTLGPELDPEPLLEIAGLLADDHIGPAPRVAGCGLEFPYLPVRPESVARARVNATAAQRYGVSHVSVFSWDAATQTAHARVFVPGMGVPEDPATGSAALGLGVWLVASGQLPAEGLSRYAVRQGVEINRPSSLACTVTAANGVAVGATVAGQVMPVARGEIAVPPFVG, from the coding sequence GACGTCTTCACCGACCGCCCTTTCGCCGGCAACCCGCTGGCCGTGGTGTTCGGCGCGGAAGCGCTGGCCACCGAGCAGATGCAGGCGCTCGCGTTGGAGTTCAACCTGTCCGAGACGGTGTTCGTGCTGCCACCGACCCAGGTCGGCGCCACCTACCGGGCCCGGATCTTCACCCCGGTGGAGGAGTTGCCGTTCGCCGGGCACCCGAGCGTCGGCGCGGCGGTCACCGCCAGCCGCCGGGGCATGTTCGGTGTGGGACAGGTCACCCAGGAGTGCGAGGCCGGGGTGCTGCCGATCGAGGTGACCGCGTCGGGGGCGACGCTGACCGGGGGCACGCCGACTCTCGGGCCGGAGTTGGACCCGGAGCCGTTGCTGGAGATCGCCGGGCTGCTCGCGGACGACCACATCGGGCCCGCTCCCCGCGTCGCCGGCTGCGGTTTGGAGTTCCCGTACCTCCCGGTGCGTCCGGAGTCGGTGGCCCGCGCGCGGGTGAACGCGACGGCGGCGCAGCGTTATGGGGTGTCGCACGTCAGCGTCTTCTCCTGGGACGCCGCCACGCAAACCGCGCACGCCCGGGTCTTCGTGCCGGGGATGGGTGTCCCGGAGGACCCGGCGACCGGCTCGGCGGCCCTCGGCCTCGGTGTCTGGCTGGTGGCGAGCGGTCAGCTGCCGGCCGAAGGGCTGTCCCGTTACGCGGTCCGTCAGGGTGTGGAGATCAACCGCCCGTCCTCGCTGGCCTGCACGGTCACCGCGGCGAACGGTGTGGCGGTCGGCGCGACCGTCGCCGGTCAGGTGATGCCGGTGGCGCGCGGTGAGATCGCGGTGCCGCCGTTCGTGGGCTGA
- a CDS encoding HAD family hydrolase, with the protein MPTYQAVLFDFFGTLTRSVQRGVAHTDTAELLGCDTDTLTEVLDRTYYERATGRLGNAEATLRWVCAQAGVHPNDTAVRAAVASRHRAVRADTWLRADAVPVLAALRQRGLRTGVISDCTHELPAFLPQLAVARLLDVRVFSVQVGRCKPDPALYLTACQRLGLAPGNCLYVGDGGSQELTGAERAGMTAVRLAAADLATHMVFNADLDWRGPTIGTLREVLALVDVDAEVVGAGGRTG; encoded by the coding sequence ATGCCCACCTACCAGGCGGTGCTGTTCGATTTCTTCGGCACCCTCACCCGTTCGGTGCAGCGCGGTGTCGCGCACACCGACACCGCCGAGCTGCTCGGATGCGACACCGACACGTTGACCGAGGTGCTGGACCGCACGTACTACGAGCGGGCCACCGGTCGACTCGGCAACGCGGAGGCGACCCTTCGGTGGGTGTGCGCCCAGGCCGGCGTACACCCGAACGACACCGCGGTGCGGGCGGCCGTGGCGTCCCGGCACCGGGCGGTCCGCGCGGACACCTGGCTGCGGGCCGACGCCGTGCCGGTGCTGGCGGCCCTACGCCAGCGCGGCCTGCGTACCGGGGTGATCAGCGACTGTACGCACGAACTGCCGGCCTTCCTGCCACAGCTCGCGGTCGCCCGGCTGCTCGACGTGCGGGTCTTCTCGGTACAGGTTGGACGGTGCAAGCCGGACCCGGCGCTCTACCTGACCGCCTGCCAGCGGCTCGGGCTCGCCCCGGGCAACTGCCTGTACGTCGGTGACGGCGGCAGCCAGGAGTTGACCGGCGCCGAGCGGGCCGGGATGACCGCGGTCCGGCTCGCCGCGGCGGACCTGGCCACACACATGGTGTTCAACGCCGACCTGGACTGGCGCGGCCCCACAATCGGCACCCTGCGCGAGGTGCTCGCCCTGGTCGACGTCGACGCCGAGGTGGTGGGCGCCGGCGGCCGGACGGGTTGA